One genomic region from Corvus hawaiiensis isolate bCorHaw1 chromosome 21, bCorHaw1.pri.cur, whole genome shotgun sequence encodes:
- the ZBTB43 gene encoding zinc finger and BTB domain-containing protein 43, with protein sequence MESGSSSFRVEFPDFSSTILQKLNQQRQQGQLCDVSIVVQGHLFRAHKAVLAASSPYFCDQVLLKNSRRIVLPDVMNPRVFENILLSTYTGRLVMPAPEIVSYLTAASFLQMWHVVDKCTEVLEGNPTVLCQKMNHGSDHQSPSSSSYNGLVETFELGSGGQTEFHKVQELRDGENEEESSKDELSCQLTEHEYLPSNSSTEHDRLSTGMTSQDGEEGTSDSAEYQYTRPMYSKPSIMSHKRWIHVKPERFEQDCEGVDNPYDEHQVSESMNAIQADHSIQSSGVEDFHIGDKKMEAEFDEQADESNYDEQVDFYGSSMEEFSGERADGNLSAHRQDLMMAAGYGESIDMAAGIKEETSLTGFSHADKLYPCQCGKSFTHKSQRDRHMSMHLGLRPYGCGVCGKKFKMKHHLVGHMKIHTGIKPYECNICGKRFMWRDSFHRHVTSCTKSYQASKAEQSTTEMN encoded by the coding sequence ATGGAGTCTGGGTCAAGCTCCTTTCGAGTGGaatttccagatttttctaGCACCATTTTGCAGAAGTTAAACCAACAGCGCCAGCAAGGACAATTATGTGATGTGTCCATTGTGGTTCAGGGCCATCTCTTCAGAGCCCATAAAGCTGTTCTTGCAGCTAGTTCACCTTACTTCTGTGATCAGGttcttctgaaaaacagcagGCGAATAGTCCTGCCTGATGTGATGAATCCCAGAGTATTTGAAAACATTCTTCTATCTACCTATACAGGCCGGCTGGTAATGCCTGCGCCAGAAATTGTTAGTTACCTGACAGCAGCAAGTTTCCTTCAGATGTGGCATGTAGTGGATAAGTGCACTGAAGTGCTTGAGGGGAACCCAACAGTTCTGTGTCAGAAGATGAATCATGGCAGTGACCATCAGTCCCCAAGCAGTAGTAGCTACAATGGCCTTGTTGAAACCTTTGAACTTGGCTCTGGAGGACAGACAGAATTCCACAAAGTGCAGGAACTAAGGGACGgtgaaaatgaagaagagaGCTCTAAAGACGAACTGTCATGTCAGCTGACAGAACACGAGTACCTTCCCAGTAATTCTTCAACAGAACACGATAGACTTAGCACTGGAATGACCAGTCAGGATGGCGAAGAAGGAACTAGTGATAGTGCAGAGTACCAGTATACCAGACCAATGTATAGCAAACCCAGCATCATGTCTCACAAGCGGTGGATCCATGTGAAACCAGAAAGGTTTGAACAAGACTGCGAAGGCGTTGATAATCCTTATGATGAACACCAAGTTTCTGAATCCATGAATGCCATCCAGGCAGATCACTCAATCCAGTCTTCGGGTGTTGAAGATTTTCACATAGGTGACAAAAAGATGGAAGCAGAATTTGATGAACAGGCAGATGAAAGTAATTATGATGAACAAGTTGACTTCTATGGCTCGTCTATGGAAGAATTTTCCGGTGAAAGGGCAGATGGAAATTTAAGTGCTCACAGACAGGATCTTATGATGGCAGCAGGCTATGGTGAAAGCATTGATATGGCTGCCGGGATTAAAGAAGAAACGTCTCTCACTGGATTCTCCCATGCCGATAAGCTCTATCCTTGTCAGTGTGGAAAAAGCTTTACACACAAAAGTCAGAGAGATCGGCATATGAGTATGCACCTTGGTCTTCGACCTTATGGCTGTGGTGTCTGTGGTaagaaattcaaaatgaaacacCATCTTGTAGGCCATATGAAAATTCATACAGGCATAAAACCATATGAGTGTAACATCTGTGGGAAAAGATTTATGTGGCGGGACAGTTTTCATCGGCATGTGACCTCTTGTACCAAGTCCTATCAGGCTTCTAAAGCTGAGCAGAGTACTACTGAGATGAACTAA